A region from the Rhodamnia argentea isolate NSW1041297 chromosome 7, ASM2092103v1, whole genome shotgun sequence genome encodes:
- the LOC115737849 gene encoding uncharacterized protein LOC115737849 isoform X1, with product MGMAFKIFTRLAVCYLCFSWFLLTATAVPATRKRAGSLRSSNEIKSLPEQESPSLDGVELMERGGTYEVEGRMEMEINDYPGAGPNPRHEPPPLPATKTP from the exons ATGGGCATGGCGTTCAAGATCTTCACGAGGCTGGCGGTGTGTTATCTGTGCTTCTCTTGGTTCCTCTTGACTGCCACCGCCGTTCCCGCCACCCGTAAGCGAGCCG GAAGCTTGAGGTCGAGCAACGAAATCAAATCGCTCCCGGAACAGGAATCGCCTTCTCTG GATGGCGTGGAGTTGATGGAACGAGGAGGGACTTACGAAGTGGAGGGaaggatggagatggagatcaACGACTATCCAGGAGCAGGCCCTAATCCTCGTCACGAACCACCCCCATTGCCTGCAACTAAAACCCCTTGA
- the LOC115737849 gene encoding uncharacterized protein LOC115737849 isoform X2, protein MGMAFKIFTRLAVCYLCFSWFLLTATAVPATRSLRSSNEIKSLPEQESPSLDGVELMERGGTYEVEGRMEMEINDYPGAGPNPRHEPPPLPATKTP, encoded by the exons ATGGGCATGGCGTTCAAGATCTTCACGAGGCTGGCGGTGTGTTATCTGTGCTTCTCTTGGTTCCTCTTGACTGCCACCGCCGTTCCCGCCACCC GAAGCTTGAGGTCGAGCAACGAAATCAAATCGCTCCCGGAACAGGAATCGCCTTCTCTG GATGGCGTGGAGTTGATGGAACGAGGAGGGACTTACGAAGTGGAGGGaaggatggagatggagatcaACGACTATCCAGGAGCAGGCCCTAATCCTCGTCACGAACCACCCCCATTGCCTGCAACTAAAACCCCTTGA